In Streptomyces durocortorensis, a genomic segment contains:
- a CDS encoding DUF4153 domain-containing protein, giving the protein MSDQPSDQPSEASNPPEKSRVAADQPVAASGTEEPEAQSRPSAQPGRPAVPPANPWAHGAGAPGAGTAGVTARLRPAAPPPILPAVLWAVLATAVLSALLLGDGLGLNLLIVAVPAALAAYFAARAAGRRLRPWTATWAVGGLALLAVPALRDAGWPTFLAVVSAFALGSLALHGGRSWPGVLIGSLGLADSVVPGARWGWRGVRERVGGSPVRWGTVLRTAAVALVLLIVFGTLFASADAAFADLLGSLVPDVSLGDGPWRGFLLVLGLAGALAAAHTAAAPVRWDGITVRPGKPRGRAEWALPLIVLNLLFAAFITLQLVVLFGGYDEVREVTGLSHAEYARQGFWQLLWATLLTLLVIALALRWAPRGGRGDRTLVRAVLGSLCVLTLVVVASALRRMDLYVAEYGLTRLRISVAAMELWLGVVLLLILAAGVFGARFLPRAIAVSAAAGVLAFGLISPDGVIAEQNVQRFGDRGTIDIDYVKDLSADAVPALDRLPEPQRSCALRIIQSDIRSADSPWYATSWGERQAEEILKKRPATSEGRDCYVLGGDGVRDGYDPDDDGYDPDDDGYDPY; this is encoded by the coding sequence ATGTCCGATCAGCCGTCCGATCAGCCGTCCGAGGCATCCAATCCGCCGGAGAAGTCCCGGGTGGCCGCTGATCAGCCGGTCGCCGCATCTGGCACGGAGGAGCCCGAGGCGCAGAGCCGACCGTCGGCACAACCGGGCAGGCCTGCCGTTCCGCCCGCCAATCCCTGGGCGCACGGCGCGGGGGCGCCCGGTGCCGGGACCGCCGGGGTGACGGCCCGGCTCCGGCCCGCCGCACCGCCGCCGATCCTCCCCGCGGTTCTCTGGGCGGTCCTGGCCACCGCGGTCCTCAGCGCGCTCCTCCTGGGCGACGGCCTCGGGCTGAACCTCCTGATCGTGGCGGTGCCCGCCGCGCTGGCCGCCTACTTCGCCGCGCGCGCGGCAGGCCGTCGACTGCGGCCCTGGACCGCGACCTGGGCCGTCGGGGGCCTTGCGCTGCTCGCGGTGCCGGCGCTCCGGGACGCCGGCTGGCCGACCTTCCTCGCCGTGGTGTCGGCCTTCGCTCTCGGCTCGCTCGCGCTGCACGGCGGCCGGAGCTGGCCGGGCGTACTGATCGGCTCCCTGGGCCTGGCCGACTCGGTCGTCCCCGGTGCCCGCTGGGGCTGGCGGGGCGTACGGGAACGGGTCGGCGGTTCCCCGGTGCGCTGGGGCACCGTCCTGCGTACCGCGGCGGTGGCACTTGTGCTGCTGATCGTGTTCGGAACCCTCTTCGCGAGCGCGGACGCCGCCTTCGCCGATCTGCTGGGCAGCCTCGTACCCGACGTCTCGCTCGGCGACGGGCCGTGGCGTGGCTTCCTGCTCGTCCTCGGACTGGCCGGCGCGCTGGCGGCCGCCCACACCGCCGCGGCCCCGGTGCGCTGGGACGGGATCACCGTACGGCCCGGAAAGCCCCGGGGGCGGGCGGAGTGGGCCCTTCCGCTGATCGTGCTCAACCTGCTCTTCGCCGCGTTCATCACCCTTCAGCTCGTCGTTCTCTTCGGCGGATACGACGAGGTCCGGGAGGTGACCGGGCTCAGCCACGCGGAGTACGCCCGCCAGGGCTTCTGGCAGCTGCTCTGGGCCACCCTGCTCACGCTCCTCGTGATCGCCCTGGCGCTGCGCTGGGCACCCCGCGGCGGCCGCGGGGACCGCACCCTGGTGCGCGCCGTCCTCGGCAGCCTCTGCGTGCTCACCCTCGTCGTGGTCGCCTCCGCGCTGCGCCGCATGGACCTGTACGTGGCGGAGTACGGCCTGACCCGGCTCCGGATCTCCGTGGCCGCGATGGAACTCTGGCTCGGCGTGGTGCTGCTCCTGATCCTGGCGGCCGGGGTCTTCGGCGCACGATTCCTGCCGCGGGCCATCGCGGTCAGCGCGGCGGCCGGGGTCCTGGCCTTCGGTCTGATCTCGCCGGACGGAGTGATCGCCGAGCAGAACGTCCAGCGCTTCGGCGACCGCGGCACGATCGACATCGACTACGTCAAGGACCTGTCCGCCGACGCCGTACCGGCCCTGGACCGGCTGCCCGAACCGCAGCGCTCCTGCGCGCTGCGGATCATCCAGAGCGACATCCGCTCCGCCGACTCCCCCTGGTACGCCACCAGCTGGGGAGAGAGGCAGGCCGAGGAGATCCTGAAGAAGCGCCCGGCGACCTCGGAGGGCCGCGACTGCTACGTCCTCGGCGGTGACGGCGTCCGCGACGGCTACGACCCGGACGACGACGGCTACGACCCGGACGACGACGGCTACGACCCGTACTGA
- a CDS encoding RecQ family ATP-dependent DNA helicase: MSNQELRAEADAILAELVGDQGGSARLREDQWQAVAALVEERRRALVVQRTGWGKSAVYFVATALLRRRGSGPTVIISPLLALMRNQVESAARAGIRARTINSANPEEWETIYGEVERGETDVLLVSPERLNSVDFRDQVLPRLAATTGLLVVDEAHCISDWGHDFRPDYRRLRAMLAELPAGVPVLATTATANARVTADVAEQLGTGAGEALVLRGALERESLRLGVVRLPDAAHRLAWLAEHLGELPGSGIIYTLTVAAAEEATAFLRQRGFPVASYTGKTENADRLQAEVDLQENRVKALVATSALGMGYDKPDLGFVVHLGSPSSPIAYYQQVGRAGRGVAHADVLLLPGKEDEAIWRYFADTAFPPETQVRQTLAALADAGRPLSVPALEAAVELRRTRLETMLKVLDVDGAVKRVKGGWTATGEPWVYDSERYAWVARQRAAEQQAMRDYVSTSQCRMEFLRQQLDDEGAAPCGRCDTCAGAWADSAVSPEALTGAAKELDRPGIEIEPRRMWPTGMSALGIDLKGRIPAKEQSSTGRALGRLSDIGWGNRLRPLLADNAPDSPVPDDVLQAAVAVLADWARSPGGWASQAPEASARPVGVVAVPSLSRPQLVGSLAEGIASVGRLPFLGTLAYTGPDGAHTARRSNSAQRLRALSGAFAVPEELAAALARTPGPVLLVDDCTDSGWTLAVAARLLRRAGGDQVLPLVLATAG; this comes from the coding sequence ATGAGCAACCAGGAGCTGCGTGCCGAGGCCGACGCCATCCTCGCTGAGCTGGTCGGCGACCAGGGAGGTTCGGCGCGCCTGCGCGAGGACCAGTGGCAGGCGGTGGCGGCGCTGGTCGAGGAGCGCCGACGGGCGCTGGTGGTGCAGCGCACCGGCTGGGGCAAGTCCGCGGTGTACTTCGTCGCCACCGCCCTGCTGCGCCGTCGCGGCTCCGGCCCCACGGTGATCATTTCGCCGCTGCTGGCCCTGATGCGCAATCAGGTCGAGTCGGCGGCGCGGGCCGGAATCCGGGCGCGCACCATCAACTCGGCCAATCCGGAGGAGTGGGAGACCATCTACGGGGAGGTCGAGCGCGGCGAGACCGATGTTCTCCTCGTCAGCCCGGAACGCCTCAATTCCGTCGACTTCCGTGACCAGGTGCTTCCCCGGCTCGCGGCCACCACCGGTCTGCTGGTGGTCGACGAGGCGCACTGCATCTCCGACTGGGGCCATGACTTCCGCCCCGACTACCGCCGACTGCGGGCGATGCTGGCCGAGCTGCCCGCGGGCGTCCCGGTGCTGGCCACCACCGCGACCGCCAACGCGCGGGTCACCGCGGACGTGGCCGAGCAGCTGGGGACCGGTGCCGGTGAGGCCCTGGTGCTGCGCGGTGCGCTGGAGCGGGAGAGCCTGCGGCTCGGTGTCGTGCGGCTGCCGGATGCCGCGCACCGCCTGGCCTGGCTCGCCGAGCACCTGGGCGAGCTGCCGGGCTCGGGGATCATCTACACCCTCACCGTCGCCGCGGCCGAGGAGGCCACCGCCTTCCTCCGGCAGCGCGGCTTCCCAGTGGCCTCGTACACCGGGAAGACGGAGAACGCCGACCGGCTCCAGGCCGAGGTCGACCTCCAGGAGAACCGGGTCAAGGCGCTCGTCGCGACCTCGGCCCTGGGCATGGGCTACGACAAGCCCGACCTGGGGTTCGTGGTGCACCTCGGTTCGCCGTCCTCGCCGATCGCCTACTACCAGCAGGTGGGGCGCGCGGGTCGCGGAGTGGCCCACGCCGATGTCCTGCTGCTGCCGGGCAAGGAGGACGAGGCCATCTGGCGCTATTTCGCGGATACCGCCTTCCCGCCCGAGACCCAGGTTCGCCAGACCCTCGCGGCCCTCGCCGACGCGGGCCGGCCGCTGTCCGTACCCGCCCTGGAAGCGGCGGTGGAGCTCCGGCGCACCCGGCTGGAGACCATGCTCAAGGTCCTCGACGTGGACGGGGCGGTCAAAAGGGTCAAGGGCGGCTGGACCGCCACCGGTGAGCCATGGGTCTACGACTCCGAGCGGTACGCCTGGGTGGCGCGCCAGCGGGCGGCCGAGCAGCAGGCCATGCGCGATTACGTGAGCACGTCGCAGTGCCGCATGGAGTTCCTGCGGCAGCAACTGGACGACGAAGGCGCCGCCCCGTGCGGCCGCTGCGACACCTGCGCGGGCGCCTGGGCCGACTCCGCCGTATCGCCCGAGGCGTTGACGGGAGCGGCCAAGGAGCTGGACCGCCCCGGTATCGAGATCGAGCCGCGCCGCATGTGGCCGACGGGAATGTCCGCACTGGGCATCGACCTCAAGGGACGCATTCCGGCCAAGGAGCAGTCTTCCACCGGGCGTGCCCTGGGGCGGCTCTCGGACATCGGCTGGGGCAACCGCCTGCGCCCCCTGCTGGCCGACAACGCCCCCGACAGCCCGGTCCCCGACGATGTCCTCCAGGCCGCGGTGGCCGTCCTCGCCGACTGGGCGCGTTCACCGGGCGGCTGGGCGTCCCAGGCTCCGGAGGCCTCCGCCCGTCCGGTGGGAGTCGTCGCCGTTCCGTCGCTGTCCCGCCCGCAGCTGGTCGGCTCCCTCGCCGAGGGGATCGCGTCCGTCGGGCGTCTCCCCTTCCTGGGCACCCTGGCGTACACGGGGCCGGACGGCGCGCACACGGCCCGCCGCAGCAATTCCGCCCAACGCCTCAGGGCGCTCTCCGGCGCCTTCGCGGTCCCCGAGGAGCTGGCCGCCGCCCTGGCCCGTACGCCCGGCCCCGTCCTGCTCGTGGACGACTGCACCGACTCCGGCTGGACCCTCGCGGTCGCCGCCCGGCTGCTCCGGCGGGCGGGCGGCGACCAGGTGCTTCCCCTGGTTCTCGCCACGGCGGGCTGA
- a CDS encoding ribonuclease HII, translated as MPYEPPTHTVERSLRATTGARTVAGVDEVGRGAWAGPVTVCAAVTGLRRPPEGLTDSKLLTPRRRAELAPVLESWATAHALGEASPQEIDDLGMTAALRLAAVRALEGLPVRPDAVILDGKHDYLGAPWKVRTVIKGDQSCIAVAAASVIAKVHRDRMMAELGGGSEDYTDFAFGANAGYPSPVHRAALEERGPTPHHRLSWSYLDALPRWQHLKKVRFSAEAAALESGGQLGFEF; from the coding sequence ATGCCGTACGAACCACCCACGCACACCGTCGAGCGCTCGCTTCGCGCTACCACCGGTGCCAGGACCGTCGCCGGTGTCGATGAGGTCGGACGCGGTGCGTGGGCCGGACCCGTCACCGTGTGCGCGGCGGTCACCGGCCTGCGTCGACCGCCCGAAGGCCTCACCGATTCCAAGCTGTTGACCCCCCGGCGGCGTGCCGAACTCGCGCCCGTGCTGGAGAGCTGGGCAACCGCCCACGCGCTCGGCGAGGCCTCGCCGCAGGAGATCGACGACCTCGGGATGACCGCCGCGCTCCGGCTCGCCGCCGTGCGGGCCCTGGAGGGACTGCCGGTACGGCCCGACGCGGTGATCCTCGACGGCAAGCACGACTACCTGGGTGCCCCCTGGAAGGTCCGCACCGTGATCAAGGGCGACCAGTCCTGCATCGCCGTCGCGGCCGCCTCGGTGATCGCCAAGGTGCACCGGGACCGGATGATGGCCGAACTGGGCGGCGGTTCCGAGGACTACACCGACTTCGCCTTCGGTGCCAACGCGGGGTATCCCTCGCCGGTGCACCGGGCCGCGCTGGAGGAGCGGGGGCCCACGCCCCATCACCGCCTCTCCTGGTCGTATCTGGACGCGCTGCCCCGGTGGCAGCACTTGAAGAAGGTCCGTTTTTCCGCCGAGGCGGCCGCACTCGAAAGCGGGGGCCAGCTCGGCTTCGAATTCTGA
- a CDS encoding DUF4192 domain-containing protein, giving the protein MNKHHESTGPADEQQITLRGPAELADALPYLMGFYPNDSVVMVALHGGRGRFGGRLRLGIPQTPGEWGPVADQLAECLISGSERREGRPDAIVIFLCQDSPDGSGGQPTMERLRPFAQRLRTACGALDVPVLEALCISDGRYWSYCCPDPRCCPEQGKPLAMPGTTVMAAAATYAGVHVRGTLRDMEARLRPWQAPAAVSAQERALDEAGPSLMIRMLDEQAKQAVAAETLERARTLMARIEGAQPAPPALSDAGDDQLIAPDEAAAVILGLQDRETRDKAAAWMEGPTAHAALRLWRTLARRCVGSYREHAAAPLTLAGWVSWSTGDEPGARVALAMALRADPGYTFAHLLHRACNEGIDPEAIRRCLREARDEEADSGPGTTGTTGTTGMSADTAAGQATALRIRRARTLPNGGRRRGGVPRPPDAGRRAPLPATTRPGPPGARRRTREARRYGRRGTRTRR; this is encoded by the coding sequence ATGAACAAGCACCACGAATCCACCGGCCCGGCCGACGAACAGCAGATCACCTTGCGCGGCCCCGCCGAACTCGCCGACGCCCTGCCGTATCTGATGGGCTTCTACCCCAACGACAGCGTTGTGATGGTGGCATTGCACGGCGGCCGCGGCCGGTTCGGCGGCCGTCTGCGGCTCGGCATTCCGCAGACGCCAGGCGAATGGGGGCCGGTCGCCGATCAGCTCGCGGAGTGCCTGATCTCGGGGAGCGAGCGCCGCGAAGGACGGCCCGACGCGATCGTGATCTTCCTCTGCCAGGACTCGCCGGACGGCTCGGGCGGACAACCGACCATGGAGCGCCTCAGGCCGTTCGCGCAGCGCCTGCGCACGGCGTGCGGAGCCCTGGACGTGCCTGTGCTCGAAGCGCTCTGCATCTCCGACGGCCGTTACTGGTCCTACTGCTGCCCCGACCCCCGGTGCTGCCCCGAACAGGGAAAACCCCTGGCCATGCCCGGTACGACGGTGATGGCCGCGGCCGCCACCTACGCGGGAGTCCACGTCCGGGGCACGCTGCGTGACATGGAAGCAAGGCTCCGGCCCTGGCAGGCCCCGGCAGCGGTATCCGCCCAGGAAAGGGCGCTGGACGAGGCAGGGCCGTCGCTGATGATCAGGATGCTCGACGAGCAGGCCAAGCAAGCGGTCGCGGCAGAGACCCTTGAACGGGCCCGCACACTCATGGCCCGCATCGAAGGGGCGCAGCCCGCGCCTCCGGCCCTCTCGGACGCCGGCGACGACCAGCTGATCGCCCCCGACGAGGCCGCCGCCGTCATCCTGGGGCTCCAGGACCGGGAGACCCGGGACAAGGCCGCCGCCTGGATGGAAGGACCAACAGCGCATGCGGCGCTGCGCCTCTGGCGGACACTGGCCCGGCGCTGCGTCGGGTCGTACCGGGAGCACGCCGCCGCCCCACTCACCCTGGCGGGCTGGGTGTCCTGGTCCACGGGCGACGAGCCGGGTGCGCGGGTCGCGCTGGCCATGGCTCTGCGCGCCGACCCCGGCTACACCTTCGCCCATCTGCTCCACCGGGCCTGCAACGAAGGCATCGACCCGGAGGCCATCCGCCGCTGCCTGCGCGAAGCACGCGACGAGGAGGCGGACTCCGGCCCTGGGACAACTGGAACTACCGGGACCACCGGAATGTCGGCCGACACCGCCGCCGGTCAGGCCACCGCCCTCCGTATCCGCCGGGCCCGCACGCTGCCGAACGGGGGACGGCGGCGAGGCGGAGTGCCCAGGCCCCCGGACGCCGGGCGGAGGGCACCGCTCCCCGCCACGACACGGCCCGGGCCGCCTGGGGCCAGGCGGCGCACACGAGAGGCCCGGAGGTACGGCCGACGCGGCACCAGGACACGCCGATGA
- a CDS encoding ADP-ribosylglycohydrolase family protein, translating to MTADYASERRFERALASLRGLSVGDALGSQFFVPANYPLLKQRVLPPGPWQWTDDTEMACSVLAVLASHGRIDQDALARSFAEHHDFDRGYGPAVNRLLRLVREGGDWRELSSALFKGQGSWGNGSAMRIAPLGAWYADDPEQATHQAEISSYTTHQHREAVVGAMAVAAAASLAAAPGGPPTPEDLLDGVIALVPRSAVGAGLRRARDMLDYRDAGTVAAVLGNGRRTSAHDTVPFAIWSAARSLGNYQEAFWVTAQAGGDVDTTCAIVGGVVASGTTGAPPADWLAETEEPPGWLPPSLR from the coding sequence ATGACCGCTGATTATGCTTCCGAGCGGCGCTTCGAACGCGCCCTGGCCAGCCTGCGTGGGCTGTCCGTGGGAGACGCCCTGGGCTCCCAGTTCTTCGTCCCGGCCAACTATCCCCTGCTGAAACAGCGGGTGCTGCCGCCCGGGCCCTGGCAGTGGACCGACGACACCGAGATGGCCTGCTCGGTCCTGGCCGTGCTCGCCTCGCACGGCCGTATCGACCAGGACGCCCTCGCCCGCTCCTTCGCCGAGCACCACGACTTCGACCGGGGCTACGGCCCCGCCGTCAACCGGCTGCTCAGGCTCGTCCGGGAGGGCGGGGACTGGCGGGAGCTGTCCTCGGCGCTGTTCAAGGGCCAGGGCTCCTGGGGCAACGGCTCGGCCATGCGCATCGCCCCGCTCGGCGCCTGGTACGCGGACGACCCGGAGCAGGCCACGCACCAGGCCGAGATCTCCTCGTACACCACGCACCAGCACCGCGAGGCCGTCGTCGGCGCGATGGCCGTCGCGGCCGCCGCCTCGCTCGCCGCCGCCCCGGGCGGACCGCCCACCCCCGAGGACCTGCTGGACGGTGTCATCGCGCTCGTCCCCCGCAGCGCTGTCGGCGCGGGGCTGCGCCGGGCCCGCGACATGCTGGACTACCGGGACGCGGGGACGGTCGCCGCGGTCCTCGGCAACGGCCGCCGCACCAGCGCCCACGACACCGTTCCGTTCGCGATCTGGTCGGCCGCCAGGAGCCTGGGGAACTACCAGGAGGCGTTCTGGGTGACGGCCCAGGCGGGCGGGGACGTGGACACGACCTGCGCCATCGTCGGTGGTGTCGTCGCCTCGGGTACGACCGGAGCTCCGCCTGCCGACTGGCTCGCGGAGACGGAGGAACCGCCGGGCTGGCTGCCCCCGTCCCTGCGCTGA
- a CDS encoding glycogen debranching N-terminal domain-containing protein, with protein sequence MALTVPPRDPTPAPTETPTPPNVPSLVPPPAPGGPPPPAAARPRPSPRSGELPPVHQAIICVALPCMAVSAHHGQLTGQGLEGFYRSGRRLLSQCRLRVGGREPLPVQGRLESSERAYFLGAVRTSQDTGPDPEITVERRRHAEGTERITLRSAALRPVRLVVEVSLATDLADLAAVAAGHGGPERAAGVHGSGLRWTAPGGAGSAVTADPPPQDVLGHAGLLRWNVELMPGATYRIELTVRPEHRGRIMSRPLMRPGARLFSDARAEADDPRAEPLVRAGLGDLRALLTADERGAGGPVLAAGVPWRCTPSPAESLWAARMALPLGTGLAASTLRMLASRQLKGPGHDFGRIPGPLRDTGPVLPPSCTGTEATLGYPAVLAEARRWGLPETEVADLLPTAERCLQWLREAASEDGFVPDGGPAGYRRADTQAHAHRAALLGADLLDGCGRGGGDAWREWAAGLRARFRDRFWVDDRSGGCPAAARTGAGQPVRYLGSSAAHLLDTGLLGGGRLAQGLLDGGSADRLARLLSGPDLDSGWGLRTLGSGERGHNPFGHRSGAVRVHETAVACAGLAATGHEQAAAALLKGVLGAAEAFDYRLPEMFAGEQRRTGSLPAPHPAACRPAALSAAAGIHLVAALAGIRPDAPSATVRLHPLRSAPLGAVQLSGLRVGGEPFSVRISRLGLGMIEEAGAGLRLGG encoded by the coding sequence ATGGCCCTCACCGTCCCGCCCCGGGACCCCACGCCAGCCCCCACCGAAACGCCCACCCCGCCGAACGTCCCATCGCTCGTACCTCCGCCTGCCCCCGGCGGACCGCCGCCACCCGCCGCCGCCCGTCCCCGCCCCAGCCCCCGCTCCGGCGAACTGCCGCCCGTGCACCAGGCGATCATCTGCGTGGCCCTGCCCTGCATGGCGGTCTCCGCGCACCACGGACAGCTCACCGGCCAGGGCCTGGAAGGCTTCTACCGGTCGGGCCGACGGCTCCTCTCGCAGTGCCGGCTTCGCGTGGGAGGCCGCGAACCGCTGCCGGTGCAGGGTCGGTTGGAGAGTTCGGAGCGTGCCTATTTCCTGGGCGCCGTCCGTACTTCCCAGGACACGGGCCCCGACCCGGAGATCACAGTGGAGCGTCGGCGCCATGCCGAAGGCACCGAAAGGATCACCCTGCGCAGTGCGGCGCTCCGACCGGTCCGCCTCGTCGTGGAGGTCTCCCTGGCGACGGACCTGGCAGACCTCGCCGCCGTCGCGGCGGGACACGGCGGGCCGGAGCGCGCCGCAGGGGTGCACGGTTCGGGACTGCGGTGGACCGCACCGGGCGGAGCCGGATCGGCGGTCACCGCGGACCCGCCGCCCCAGGACGTTCTGGGTCATGCGGGCCTGCTGCGCTGGAACGTGGAGCTCATGCCCGGCGCCACGTACCGGATCGAGCTGACCGTCCGCCCGGAGCACCGCGGGCGGATCATGAGCAGGCCGCTCATGAGGCCCGGGGCCCGGCTCTTTTCCGACGCACGGGCCGAGGCGGACGACCCGAGGGCGGAGCCGCTGGTCCGGGCGGGTCTGGGCGACCTGAGGGCGCTGCTCACGGCAGACGAGCGCGGGGCCGGCGGACCGGTCCTGGCCGCGGGGGTCCCCTGGCGCTGCACCCCGTCACCGGCCGAGTCGCTGTGGGCCGCGCGGATGGCGCTGCCGCTCGGTACGGGGCTCGCGGCATCCACCCTGCGCATGCTGGCGAGCAGGCAACTGAAGGGGCCTGGCCACGACTTCGGGCGCATTCCCGGCCCGCTGCGGGACACCGGGCCCGTGCTGCCGCCCAGTTGCACCGGGACCGAGGCCACGCTCGGATACCCGGCGGTGCTGGCCGAGGCCCGCCGCTGGGGACTGCCGGAGACCGAGGTGGCCGACCTGCTGCCGACGGCTGAGCGGTGCCTCCAGTGGCTGCGGGAGGCCGCGTCAGAGGACGGGTTCGTGCCCGACGGCGGGCCCGCTGGTTATCGCCGGGCGGACACCCAGGCGCATGCGCACCGGGCGGCGCTGCTCGGCGCGGATCTGCTCGACGGATGCGGCCGCGGCGGCGGTGACGCGTGGCGGGAGTGGGCGGCCGGGCTGCGGGCCCGGTTCCGGGACCGGTTCTGGGTCGACGACCGGTCGGGCGGCTGCCCAGCGGCCGCCCGGACCGGAGCCGGACAGCCCGTCCGGTATCTCGGGAGCAGCGCGGCCCACCTGCTCGACACGGGACTGCTGGGCGGGGGACGGCTTGCCCAGGGCTTGCTGGACGGCGGCTCGGCGGACCGGCTGGCCAGACTCCTGTCCGGGCCCGACCTGGATTCGGGCTGGGGCCTGCGCACACTGGGCTCCGGGGAGCGGGGGCACAACCCCTTCGGCCACCGTTCCGGAGCCGTGCGGGTGCACGAGACCGCGGTCGCCTGCGCCGGTCTCGCGGCCACCGGACACGAACAGGCGGCCGCCGCCCTGCTGAAGGGCGTACTCGGGGCCGCGGAGGCCTTCGACTACCGGCTGCCGGAAATGTTCGCGGGGGAGCAACGGCGTACGGGCAGCCTCCCCGCGCCGCATCCGGCGGCCTGCCGCCCGGCCGCGCTCTCGGCCGCCGCCGGCATCCACCTGGTCGCGGCCCTCGCCGGAATCCGCCCCGACGCCCCGTCCGCCACCGTCCGCCTGCACCCCCTGCGCAGCGCCCCGCTCGGCGCGGTCCAGCTCTCCGGACTGAGAGTCGGCGGAGAGCCCTTCTCGGTCCGGATCAGCAGACTGGGTCTCGGCATGATCGAGGAAGCCGGCGCGGGACTCCGGCTGGGGGGATGA
- a CDS encoding histidine phosphatase family protein, translating to MARPQRIVLVRHGESEGNADDTVYEREPDHALRLTATGLRQAREAGERLREQFGDERVSAYISPYRRTHETFRSFGLDPARVRVREEPRLREQDWGNWQDRDDVRLQKAYRDAYGHFFYRFAQGESGADVYDRVGAFLESLHRSFEESDHPENVLLVTHGLTMRLFCMRWFHWSVAEFESLSNPGNGETRTLLLGANGRYTLDRPFQRWRTPEPYGITG from the coding sequence ATGGCACGACCGCAGCGCATTGTCCTCGTCCGGCACGGCGAGTCCGAGGGCAACGCCGACGACACGGTGTACGAGCGGGAGCCCGACCACGCGCTCCGGCTCACCGCCACGGGCCTGCGGCAGGCCCGGGAGGCCGGGGAGCGGCTGCGTGAGCAGTTCGGCGACGAACGGGTCAGCGCCTACATCTCGCCCTACCGGCGCACCCACGAGACGTTCCGGTCCTTCGGCCTCGACCCCGCACGGGTCCGCGTCCGTGAGGAGCCCCGGCTGCGCGAACAGGACTGGGGCAACTGGCAGGACCGCGACGACGTGCGGCTCCAGAAGGCCTACCGGGACGCCTACGGGCACTTCTTCTACCGCTTCGCCCAGGGCGAGTCCGGTGCCGACGTCTACGACCGGGTCGGAGCCTTCCTGGAGAGCCTGCATCGGAGCTTCGAGGAGTCGGACCACCCGGAGAACGTCCTCCTGGTCACCCACGGGCTGACGATGCGGCTGTTCTGTATGCGCTGGTTCCACTGGTCGGTCGCGGAGTTCGAATCGCTGTCCAACCCGGGCAACGGCGAGACGAGGACCCTGCTCCTCGGCGCGAACGGGCGCTACACCCTCGACCGGCCGTTCCAGCGCTGGCGCACCCCTGAGCCGTACGGCATCACCGGTTAG
- a CDS encoding NUDIX hydrolase, whose protein sequence is MPPYDPSTFPPFAVTVDLVVLTVRRHALCALVVRRGEAPFQGRWALPGGFVRADEDLGSAAARELVEETGLSAHDPAKPSLGNGAHLEQLATYGDPARDPRMRVVSVAHLALAPDLPAPRAGGDANSARWAPVEDLLHPGAGREGEQAAPLAFDHAQILADGVERARSKIEYSSLATAFCPPEFTVGELRRVYEAVWGVVLDPRNFHRKVTGTPGFLVPSGGTTTRQGGRPAQLFRAGAATVLNPPMLRPEV, encoded by the coding sequence ATGCCGCCCTACGACCCGTCGACCTTCCCGCCCTTCGCTGTCACCGTCGACCTGGTCGTGCTCACGGTGCGCCGTCACGCGCTCTGTGCGCTGGTCGTGCGGCGCGGAGAGGCTCCGTTCCAGGGCCGATGGGCGCTGCCCGGCGGTTTCGTCAGGGCGGACGAGGATCTGGGCTCCGCGGCGGCGCGTGAACTCGTCGAGGAAACCGGCCTTTCCGCGCACGATCCGGCGAAGCCGTCCCTCGGCAACGGCGCTCACCTGGAACAGCTGGCGACCTATGGCGATCCGGCGCGCGACCCCCGGATGAGGGTGGTCAGCGTCGCGCACCTGGCCCTCGCGCCGGATCTGCCCGCGCCCCGGGCGGGCGGCGACGCCAACAGCGCGCGCTGGGCGCCGGTGGAGGATCTGCTGCACCCCGGCGCCGGGCGGGAGGGCGAGCAGGCCGCGCCGCTGGCCTTCGACCACGCGCAGATCCTGGCCGACGGCGTGGAGCGAGCCCGCTCCAAGATCGAATACTCCTCGCTGGCCACGGCGTTCTGCCCGCCGGAGTTCACGGTCGGCGAGCTGCGCCGGGTGTACGAGGCGGTGTGGGGCGTCGTCCTCGATCCCCGTAACTTCCATCGCAAGGTCACCGGCACCCCTGGTTTCCTGGTGCCGTCCGGCGGGACGACCACACGTCAGGGCGGCCGCCCCGCGCAGCTGTTCCGGGCCGGGGCCGCCACGGTGCTCAATCCGCCGATGCTGCGGCCAGAGGTCTGA